A single window of Hymenobacter sp. APR13 DNA harbors:
- a CDS encoding zinc ribbon domain-containing protein — MTAKTVATAPADAPVASKLEALLNLQRIDSQLDEIRRVRGDLPEEVRDLEDEIAGYEVRVSKFDEEISGLNDQIKQRKQAAKDADGLIKRYEDQQQNVRNNREYEAIAKEIELQKLEIQISEKKIKEAQYQIDMKNVEIGGTKQKLEERKKDLENKKGELNVIVGESEADEKKLLDEREGAKQPIEERLYTAYTRIRGNVRNGLAVVTVKRDACGGCFNTVPPQRQADIIAHKKIIVCEHCGRVLADVEARA, encoded by the coding sequence ATGACTGCTAAGACCGTCGCCACTGCCCCGGCCGATGCCCCCGTTGCCAGCAAGCTGGAAGCCCTGCTCAACCTGCAACGCATTGACTCGCAGCTCGACGAAATCCGGCGCGTGCGCGGCGATTTGCCCGAAGAAGTACGCGACCTGGAAGACGAAATTGCCGGCTACGAGGTACGCGTAAGCAAGTTCGACGAGGAAATCTCCGGCCTCAACGACCAGATCAAACAGCGCAAGCAGGCCGCCAAAGATGCCGACGGCCTGATCAAGCGCTACGAAGACCAGCAGCAGAACGTGCGCAACAACCGCGAGTACGAGGCTATTGCCAAGGAAATCGAGTTGCAGAAGCTGGAAATCCAGATTTCTGAAAAGAAAATCAAGGAGGCCCAGTACCAGATCGACATGAAGAATGTGGAGATTGGTGGCACCAAGCAGAAGCTGGAAGAGCGCAAGAAAGACCTTGAGAACAAGAAAGGCGAGCTGAACGTCATCGTAGGCGAAAGCGAAGCCGACGAGAAAAAGCTGCTGGATGAGCGCGAAGGCGCCAAGCAGCCCATCGAGGAGCGTCTCTACACCGCCTACACCCGCATCCGCGGCAACGTGCGCAACGGCCTGGCCGTGGTGACGGTGAAGCGCGACGCCTGCGGCGGCTGCTTCAACACGGTGCCCCCGCAGCGCCAGGCCGACATCATCGCCCACAAGAAAATCATCGTGTGCGAGCACTGCGGCCGGGTTCTGGCCGACGTGGAAGCCCGGGCGTAA